One Luteibacter sp. 9135 DNA segment encodes these proteins:
- a CDS encoding DUF481 domain-containing protein, with translation MKQLLLATLVLAALPLAASAQDATANPTSTPDQNADASKNGGWTGSGEFGFASSRGNSRSENANAKLGFNQENELWKNNFYLNGLRSKGEVTVDDQQGNPIDKFSTTANRYDTGASVGYKFDPRSYVVTAARYEHDDFGANLWQGIISVGYGYIALKNERAELSFEIGPGFKRYQPAKTTRQATNPDGTPAFEPGGVVPLEETYKPDAESEVVGRSLINAKYRITDNTAVEDTLLVEAGSKNQYYQNDIGLSVSMTKKLALKIGYQIRYNSDTLPGTVSTDKLTTTNLVYNF, from the coding sequence ATGAAACAACTCCTTCTCGCCACGCTCGTCCTTGCCGCGCTGCCGCTCGCCGCGTCGGCCCAGGACGCCACTGCCAACCCCACCTCGACGCCGGACCAGAATGCCGACGCCTCGAAGAACGGCGGCTGGACCGGCTCCGGCGAATTCGGCTTCGCGTCCTCGCGCGGCAACTCGCGGTCGGAAAACGCCAATGCCAAGCTCGGTTTCAACCAGGAAAACGAGCTGTGGAAGAACAACTTCTACCTCAACGGCCTGCGCTCCAAGGGTGAGGTCACGGTGGACGACCAGCAGGGCAACCCCATCGACAAATTCAGCACCACCGCCAACCGCTACGACACCGGCGCCTCGGTGGGCTACAAGTTCGACCCGCGCAGCTACGTGGTCACGGCCGCCCGCTACGAGCACGACGATTTCGGCGCCAACCTGTGGCAGGGCATCATCTCGGTGGGCTACGGCTACATCGCCCTGAAGAACGAGCGTGCGGAGCTCTCCTTCGAAATCGGTCCCGGTTTCAAGCGCTACCAGCCCGCGAAGACCACCCGGCAGGCCACCAACCCCGACGGCACGCCGGCTTTCGAGCCCGGCGGCGTCGTGCCCCTGGAAGAAACCTACAAGCCCGATGCCGAAAGCGAAGTGGTCGGCCGCAGCCTGATCAACGCCAAGTACCGCATTACCGACAACACGGCGGTGGAAGACACGCTGCTGGTGGAAGCGGGCTCGAAGAACCAGTACTACCAGAACGACATCGGCCTCTCGGTCAGCATGACCAAGAAGCTGGCGCTGAAGATCGGTTACCAGATCCGCTACAACAGCGACACGCTGCCCGGCACGGTCAGCACCGACAAGCTGACCACGACCAACCTCGTCTACAACTTCTGA